One window of the bacterium genome contains the following:
- the scpB gene encoding SMC-Scp complex subunit ScpB translates to MQKRLPTTVDLNPGQAKGAIESLLFVADEPLALKQIVQVLEIKEEEAKTLLDELRMDYENGNRGIQLREVANGYQISTRPEFTPWIQKLKGLPQRIKFSRSALEVLSIIAYQQPVTRAEIESIRGIGGAGPLIKNLLKTNLIQIAGRSEAPGRPVMYKTTQAFLKHFGLTDLSQLPKRVDSRQ, encoded by the coding sequence CAAAAAAGACTACCAACCACCGTTGATCTTAATCCCGGTCAGGCTAAGGGGGCCATTGAGTCCCTGCTCTTTGTGGCTGATGAACCCCTTGCTTTGAAACAAATCGTCCAGGTTCTGGAAATAAAGGAAGAAGAGGCTAAAACCCTGCTCGATGAACTGAGGATGGATTACGAAAATGGAAACAGAGGGATACAGTTACGTGAAGTGGCTAACGGCTATCAGATATCTACCCGACCGGAATTTACCCCCTGGATACAGAAACTAAAAGGGCTTCCTCAGCGAATAAAGTTTTCCCGCTCCGCTCTGGAAGTTTTGTCTATAATTGCTTACCAGCAGCCTGTCACCCGGGCTGAGATAGAATCCATTAGAGGAATAGGCGGAGCAGGTCCTTTGATTAAAAATCTACTTAAGACCAATTTGATTCAAATTGCTGGACGGTCTGAAGCCCCTGGCCGGCCGGTTATGTATAAAACCACCCAGGCGTTCCTGAAACATTTTGGCCTGACTGATCTCTCGCAGCTACCTAAAAGAGTAGACAGCAGACAGTAG